The genomic segment gtgtgattatccatcgttttattgtaattctccccaggtttgtgaaactcaagaaccctagttctttgatcatgactttgagattcaatatcaataatagcactaagtggtcgtaggtcattaccattctttggggccgaaccactataaatcgttggtgttttcttctttaccattagattaaactcttaattgtcgtctcatttTCTGTCGTTtctttgactctgtgtcattggccaaatcgagggtcaacattcctattagctttgactccttcGAAAACCTTCataaccttaaccaactccccccaacaacatagataattagctatttgaaaatctatggttaaaactttacaaaagtcttgtttattgaaactttaccttagggaaaacccttcatAGACCAAAGCTTAAATGCTTCCAatcctccttagtgttcttgaggttgaagatggagagcaAACTCGAGAGAGTATTTAAAAAGATGACAGTGAAAGTGAGAGAGGGTGTGGTCAGTTTTAGGGGTTAGAAGAGCTTACACAACTCTAAAAAATATCCTGAAAACACGCAagtgttttactatccacttggTGCCTTtaacccttataattaaaatgggATTAAACTTAAAACCATTTGGTCCACCCAAATTATTTCCCACATAGCCGGTCACCCCTTTAATTATATatgtatcatatatatatatttttgatatatataaaggttaataaatatttccaaagaagaaaaaatccaatttgacttcctataacctttttcacccttattaagttttaaacacaaaaattaacacataataattaaattaaatgtctctcacattgaatttaattaatcacaataaaattcaacctaaggtccatttatggaataaaattccccaattcgacaaaattaagcatttaacacaaaatgccctaaaatttccattttctcttaggtttattattttttaccaaaatttaatttttatgaatgtattttatgcccaaaaaatATTTGCCAtagcttttcattttattttatgagatttttacccgatcaaggttttcgtgtcggtccaagaccgaaagtcttatcttgacttttaaatcaaaaaattaataattttgctAGCAATAagtcatggaataatttccaaaaaaatataatattatttaaaataatattcttaactcggggaaaaatcccgacccgagtcgtttcagggtacctgaaacgcaggacgttacagttTTGCTTCGCAGTCTGGCTTCTAGGGCTTCTAGGACGCTGCTCGAccttattctgcctttgctgttggagattatctcgaccagcatcAGAGGGTGGCTGCTGCTCAGGGCCCTAGAATGACTTGTCCTGTTGACCAGCAGGGGGATGTTCTGGCTCTTGAGGGTTCACCGGTGGTAGCGgattgtggtaatgttggggatGGTCTAATTGTGGATCTtgttgttaggagtatgtcctaaaagcatgtacaagacatttattatttcaatgaataaataaatacaatggtttatttttgttatatttagattgttaaattattgtttgaataatttttgtaaatatcagaaaaattccatattcattattgaggatgtgatcttgtattagtacgagagaattaagatcacatgaatgaataaaaatagtcaacaacaaattgaagttatggaattcattaattggggttgtaagtacggtttactgagtatcattttgatacaaataatctagattcagattattgatgtggtgagacatctcggtaaaggtgctttatataatatgattatatgtgacagagaccgatatgaataaaagtctttatctaaaaaccatttaataataaagatttgtaattaatatcataactgatgatcatttatagatcaacctaaatcctgagtgttcatgattcatttgttaaggtctcttcatagaatgaggctaatgacttttgttttggagatttaatatcattgatggctgggaacatgtatcaacaatacagaatctaatctttcctaacggatcgtatattggatcccttaagggttaattctagaactgaatgattttgagctcaaatctataattagattatagattaattgttcactagtgaattaatggtacttaaggaataagaagtaaattagaaaaggtaaaatggtaattcttccattctaatttataaactaattaattagagggttgaactattgtaagatggttatatcaatggacaacttaaaataagatttctgtaaaagtatatctataacataaagagttcaattatgaatttataatggagaaatatcataattaataaattaactataatgattaaagagtttaattatttatttttaatttattggagcttaatgttatacgtccatggtccccgaaatggctcaaacaaacactgacaaagataaatacaaaaatgggcaaaatgacttatttgataagtaaaatatttttctatgcactaaacataattattgtataaatatgtgtaattaattaattatttgattttaaaatataattaattttgaattaatttatttttggtattttttggtatttaaataatgatgaaaatttggaaaaatcacatgccctccctggcatGAGGTAGGAGTGTAGCAAAGTGCAcaatcactgtgctacacacacaagaaggTTCTAGAAGGATCTTGGtccaacaattttagttatttaaatattaaataaataatgagatattttaatacgattaaaatattattatttagcGTGGTTacagcctctctctctctccatggcGAGAAGGAAGAAGACTGTGCAGAAGCTTGCTAGAGTGACTGACTCGGAGCTCCCTTCATCCAATACTCCAATTGTAGAGGAAGAAAGAACGGAATTGGAGGTAGACGTGCCTGAGGAGACGATTGCTCCATTGATTCAGGATCTTGAGCCTCAAGATGACATTAATGAGAAAGTTCGGTCTGCCTCCTGGGCAGCTGAAGTAGAAGGACAATCTTTCCAAGACTCGGCCAAAGAAAACTGGTCTAAGTTTAAGGAGTCTATTCCTAATTTTGGATATACAAAACTCCATTTTTAGGACCCGATCCAATGAGATGGTAAACTGGTGGCTCAATTGGATATTGATGAGATAGCAGTGAAGGCGTCTTTCTGGAAATGTGCTCTGGTTTGCATGGTTATTGGGGCCAATCCACCTCTGGCTGTTTTTGAAGGATTTCTCAGGAGAATTTGGGGTAATCTTGGAATTGATCGTGTGGCCTGGATGAATTCTGGATTCACAATGGTTCAGTTTAGAGATGAGGCAACTAGGGATATGGTGCTTGAATCTGGAGTGATTCACTTTGACAAGAAGCCAGTAATTCTCAGACCTTGGTCTTCAGATGTTGAAACTATAAGGTCAGTCAAATCTGTCCCTGTTTGGATTCGTTTACTAGGTCTTGGGCTGCAATATTGGGGTGTTAATTGTTTGAGTTCTCTAGTTAGCACGATTGGCACTCCTATTATGTTTGAtaaggtcacaaaagcaaggacTATGATTAAATTTGCTAGAATCTTAGTTGATATGGAGATTGCAGAACATCTTCCTATGCATATCCACTATCTAAATGAGAGAGGTCAGATTATGGAGCAAGCCATTGAGTATGAGTGGCTCCCCACTAAGTGTTCTAACTGTAAGAAATTGGGTCATTCTGCGGCTGTCTGTAAGCATTCTCCAACTGTTATAAAGAAGAATTCAGAGCCTTCAAACCAGGCTAATCCAGTTACTATGATAACAAGTGAAACTACTGCTGACACTCCAATTAGCAGACTCTAGAACAAAAAAGTTCCTGTTGGGGTTACTAAGAAGGATGGAATTCAATCAGATCCTAGTGGATCTAAATGGGTTACCCCTCGAAAGGCTGGAATGAAGAAGTCTGTTGATAAACCACAACCTGAAATGCATAGGAACTCGTTTAGTATTTTACAGGCAAACCAGCAACAAGCAGCTGATATTACCCTTCCCATTGAACCAAATGGACAACAACAACATTTTGAGCTGGAACGTTAGGGGTTTAAATAGTAAGAATAAACAAAAAGCAATTCTTGATGTTTGCAGGAAGAATAAAGTTGGTATTGGAGCTTTGATTGAAACAAAATTAAAAAGGGATAGAATAAGGGAGCTTATGAATTCATCATTTGTTGGTTGGAAGTTTTATAGTAGCTCTGTGGTGGAGGGGCGTATTTTACTCATTTGGAAAGCCCATATGATGAAGATAGAAGTAATTCAGGAAACTTCTCAGTTGCTTCATTGCAGAGTTTCTGTAGTTGGTGTGAACTTGACTTATTGCCTATCAGTTGTCTATGGCTCGAATCAACTGGAGACAAGAAAGAGTTTATGGTCTGACTTAGCTAATGTTCGGAGACCGGTTACCCCTTGGCTCATTATGGGAGATTTTAATGCAGTCTTCCATGTTGATGATTGTCTTGGTGGAAGATCTATTTCTGTTAAAGAGATGGAGGATGCTCGCCATTGGTTGCCTTTGGGAGAGGCTACAGAAATGCAGACTTTGGGCCCTAAATACACATGGACCAATAAACAAGATGGAGGAGCTCGGATATATTCCAAATTGTATAGAGTGTTCTCTAATGATAGCTGGTTTGATAGCTTCCCATTAGTTGTATCATATGTTCAATGGGATGTGATTTTTGATCATTGCTATTTGTTGATTAAACAGAGGGATTTCCATAGTAAGGGAGTGAAGCCATTTCGGTTTTTCAACATGTGGGTTGTTCATGACAATTTCAGGGAAGTTGTTCTTCGTAATTGGTGTCTTCCTTTTGAGGGCAGGGGTTATTTCGTCTTGTTGGAAAACTCACTCGACTTAAGCATATTCTCAAAAACTTTAATTGGAGAACTATGGGCGATGTTACTTGTAATTATGAGGAGGGCAAATCTAAATACCAGCTGGCCCAAAATGAGTCCTCTAAATGTTGATTTATTGTCAAAAGAAAAGGAGGCGCAGTAGATTTTCTTCAGGCATGAGAAGATTTATTCTAGTTATATTCGTAAAAAAAGCAAGATAACTTGGCTCAGATTTGGTGATGAAAATTCAGCGTATTTTCATGCTAGTTTGAAAAAGAGGAAGCTATCCAATCGTATTATTTATTATGTTGATGCTAATGAGTGTTTTGTGGATGATTATGCTAAGGTTGTAGATCATTATTTTCACCACTTTAAGAATCATTTGGGCAATGCTAGCAGAGCTTCGGGTCAGATTGATCCTTAGTGTATTAGTAATGGTCCTGTGTTAAGTTTGGATGACCAGCTACATCTAATAAAACCTTTTACTTACCATGAAGTTCATTCAGCCATGTTTAGTATCAATTCAGTCAAAAGTCCTGGCCCGGATGGTTATGGAGCGGGATTCTTCAAAGTGCTTTGGAAAGATATTGGCAAGGAAATTTCTGTGGCTATTTTAGATTTCTTCATTTCTGGCAGAATTCCTTCGGCTCTCAATGACACTATCCTCTCACTCATCCCGAAAGTAGACCAGCCATCAAACGCTACTGAGTACAGACCTATAGCTTGCTGCATCTAATAAAACCTTAGTGTATTAGTAATGGTCCTGTGTTAAGTTTGGATGACCAGCTGCATCTAATAAAACCTTTTACTTACCATGAAGTTCGTTCAGCCATGTTTAGTATCAATTCAGTCAAAAGTCCTGGCCCGGATGGTTATGGAGCGGGATTCTTCAAAGTGCTTTGGAAAGATATTGGCAAGGAAATTTCTGTGGCTATTTTAGATTTCTTCATTTCTGGCAGAATTCCTTCGGTTCTCAATGACATTATCCTCTCACTCATCCCGAAAGTAGACCAGCCATCAAACGCTACTGAGTACAGACCTATAGTTTGCTGCAACACTGTTTACAAATGCATTTCGAAAATGCTTTGTAACCGTATGGCAGCGGTTCTCCCTTCTCTGATTAATCTAAATCAGAGAGCATTTATCAAACAAAGATCCTTGGCTTACAATGTTCTCATTTTACAAGATCTGATTAAAGGATATAATAGGAAGAATAGCTCGCCTCATTGTGCTATGAAGTTAGATTTGAGCAAGGCTTATGATACTATAGATTGGGATTTCTTGGAAAATTTACTTAAT from the Humulus lupulus chromosome X, drHumLupu1.1, whole genome shotgun sequence genome contains:
- the LOC133806484 gene encoding uncharacterized protein LOC133806484 yields the protein MVIGANPPLAVFEGFLRRIWGNLGIDRVAWMNSGFTMVQFRDEATRDMVLESGVIHFDKKPVILRPWSSDVETIRSVKSVPVWIRLLGLGLQYWGVNCLSSLVSTIGTPIMFDKVTKARTMIKFARILVDMEIAEHLPMHIHYLNERGQIMEQAIEYEWLPTKCSNCKKLGHSAAVCKHSPTVIKKNSEPSNQANPVTMITSETTADTPISRL